From a single Trueperaceae bacterium genomic region:
- the hisB gene encoding imidazoleglycerol-phosphate dehydratase HisB has translation MPRSALTNRITNETEIRIGIDLDAAPGGEIATGHGFLDHMLEQVQKHGRLHVEVAARGDLHVDVHHLAEDCGIALGQAVGEALGDRNGIERYGSAFVPMDETLAHVVLDLSGRPFLAFEPGGFEGDAGGFNAHHLRELLRGFCNHAGATMHVRVLAGQETHHVCEAVVKAFARSLAAAVALSGEGLPSTKGLLRG, from the coding sequence ATGCCTAGGAGCGCGCTTACCAACCGTATCACCAACGAGACCGAGATCCGGATCGGTATCGACCTGGACGCGGCCCCGGGGGGCGAGATCGCGACCGGGCACGGCTTCCTCGACCACATGCTGGAACAGGTGCAGAAGCACGGTCGACTCCACGTGGAGGTCGCCGCACGCGGAGACCTCCACGTGGACGTCCACCATCTCGCGGAGGACTGCGGCATAGCACTCGGCCAGGCCGTAGGCGAAGCCCTCGGCGACCGCAACGGCATCGAACGGTACGGCTCGGCGTTCGTGCCCATGGACGAGACCCTCGCTCACGTTGTGCTGGATCTGTCGGGGCGGCCCTTCCTCGCCTTCGAACCCGGTGGCTTCGAGGGGGACGCCGGCGGTTTCAACGCCCATCACCTTCGGGAACTTTTGCGCGGCTTCTGCAACCATGCCGGCGCCACGATGCATGTGCGCGTACTCGCCGGTCAGGAGACCCACCACGTCTGCGAGGCGGTGGTCAAGGCGTTCGCCCGATCGCTGGCCGCGGCCGTCGCGCTGAGTGGTGAAGGCCTGCCGAGCACCAAGGGGCTGCTGCGGGGGTGA
- the hisH gene encoding imidazole glycerol phosphate synthase subunit HisH: MKSVLVDYGAGNIHSVHKALLRSGLDVTVSHDPAQAEEAAALILPGQGHFGQVMRSFRDSGFEPLVRRHIESGRPFLGICVGLQLLLEGSEEAPRVAGLGILPGTVKRFPAGSTVPQMGWNSLHKHGDSPLLEGVEDGSYVYYANSYYADLEIDGSVPAMSGAYTTYGGVRFLGALSRGTLHATQFHPEKSQRVGLAILANFSRLVRAGAPEAA, encoded by the coding sequence ATGAAGAGCGTTCTCGTAGACTACGGCGCCGGTAACATCCACAGCGTCCACAAGGCGCTGCTGCGCTCGGGCCTCGACGTCACCGTGAGCCACGACCCCGCCCAGGCAGAGGAGGCCGCGGCTCTCATCCTGCCTGGTCAGGGGCACTTCGGCCAGGTGATGAGGTCGTTCCGCGATTCCGGGTTCGAACCCCTGGTCAGGCGTCACATTGAGTCCGGTCGGCCGTTCCTGGGCATCTGCGTGGGCCTGCAGCTGCTGCTCGAGGGGTCCGAGGAAGCGCCGCGGGTGGCAGGACTGGGCATCCTCCCGGGGACCGTGAAGAGGTTCCCCGCTGGTAGTACGGTGCCTCAGATGGGTTGGAACAGTCTCCACAAACATGGCGATTCGCCCCTGCTCGAAGGGGTCGAGGACGGTTCCTACGTCTACTACGCCAACTCCTACTACGCCGACCTGGAGATCGACGGTTCAGTGCCGGCGATGAGCGGCGCTTATACCACCTACGGCGGCGTGCGCTTCCTGGGGGCGCTATCCCGGGGAACCTTGCACGCGACCCAGTTCCACCCGGAGAAGAGCCAGCGAGTGGGGCTGGCGATCCTCGCCAACTTCAGCCGCCTGGTGCGTGCGGGGGCGCCGGAGGCCGCGTGA
- the hisC gene encoding histidinol-phosphate transaminase: protein MSIRPRIRELAAYDFAPHPEGVKLDQNELPYDLPELLRQELLARIAALPLNRYPDLDASELRAALARLHDWPADGIVVTPGSNVLIQNLVIAAGIGQTVLLPTPTFSVYRMQASILGAELVEVPSGPAFRLPVADLLREMEGRRGLLFVANPAAPTGNLHDSDDLERLADAAGDRWLVVIDEAYGQFAGSDSSQLARRPGVLSLRTLSKAFGLAGARVGYALTSPQLAGELRKVVLPFVVSGLQQAAALTMIEHNAEVEERARQVALERAWLQRSLNDVAGVHVFPSTTNFVLFRVDDGRSVYEGLLGKGVVVRPQSGPGLENCLRVTAGTREENERFLEALRATLVEVEHA from the coding sequence ATGAGCATCCGCCCCCGGATACGGGAACTAGCGGCCTACGACTTCGCGCCCCACCCTGAGGGCGTGAAACTGGACCAGAACGAGCTTCCCTACGACCTGCCTGAACTGCTACGGCAGGAGTTGCTGGCCCGCATCGCCGCGCTGCCGCTCAACCGCTACCCCGACCTCGACGCGAGCGAGCTACGCGCGGCGCTGGCTCGGCTCCACGACTGGCCGGCCGACGGCATAGTCGTGACGCCCGGCTCGAACGTCCTCATCCAGAACCTCGTGATAGCCGCCGGAATCGGACAGACGGTGCTGCTGCCCACGCCGACCTTCAGCGTCTATCGGATGCAGGCGAGCATCCTGGGCGCCGAACTGGTCGAGGTGCCATCGGGTCCTGCGTTCCGTCTGCCCGTCGCCGATCTGCTCCGGGAGATGGAGGGCAGGCGGGGGCTGCTCTTCGTAGCCAACCCGGCCGCACCCACCGGCAACCTCCACGACTCGGACGACCTGGAACGACTGGCCGATGCCGCCGGGGACCGGTGGCTCGTCGTGATCGACGAGGCGTACGGGCAGTTCGCCGGCAGCGACTCGAGTCAGCTCGCCCGGCGGCCCGGCGTGCTCTCGCTTCGGACCCTCTCCAAGGCGTTCGGCCTCGCCGGTGCCCGGGTGGGCTACGCCCTTACCTCGCCCCAACTGGCTGGCGAACTGCGTAAGGTCGTCCTGCCGTTCGTCGTATCGGGCTTGCAGCAGGCGGCAGCGCTGACGATGATCGAGCACAATGCAGAGGTCGAGGAACGCGCCCGCCAGGTAGCCCTCGAGCGGGCGTGGCTGCAGCGGTCGTTGAACGACGTGGCCGGGGTTCATGTCTTCCCCTCGACCACCAACTTCGTGCTCTTTCGGGTCGACGACGGGAGGTCCGTCTACGAAGGTCTGCTTGGCAAGGGGGTGGTGGTTCGACCACAGTCGGGGCCAGGGCTCGAGAACTGCCTGAGGGTCACGGCCGGCACGCGCGAGGAGAACGAGAGGTTCCTGGAGGCGTTGCGGGCCACGCTCGTGGAGGTCGAACATGCCTAG